In Flavivirga abyssicola, the following are encoded in one genomic region:
- a CDS encoding ATP-binding protein codes for MDYKLLVIVFISLLYSCEYKEAGNIENHKMLDSISSYYNFSKDKTQNPAKRKEAINNAYRLLFMQPNDTLLYKVLYRKAIIHNVLKEYDSLIYYNALLLKKATISNNYYYQGKANYLKAYYLNTVKYMPDSAFSYYNQSKNNFIILKDSSEIGKRLLNMAYIQQSNSDYFGSKETITNALKYLSLKKDEKYVASAYYVLASNNKNLLNFEDAIEYYKKAIEITKSDIDKLAYKNNLAILYIEKKAYGKAISILEVIIKDSLVQKNVIKKARAIDNLAYALWLGKSKNVENLFFDALNIRVKHNDKYGLLASYNHLGEFYLKKDSKKSLVWFNKALKTSKTIKNAKGEIEALRALMKVAPNNLKIKNRYIALSDSLQKQELKVKTQFAKIQYDDQLKNEEIQKLKILTVNQQLEVSIQKRQKVIYLLIGIILIILVVFYVYSLIQKHKKDKVQEVYKTEKNISKRVHDEIANDISVLTNFVEDNLDLGKPSSKELLENKLHNIYLRARDISTDISSIDLTDFKKELKNLIVQYNTNHVNVITNLDDYDWQMIADYKKIAVYRVIQELLINAKKHSGCKRITLMLNDKAQNRIITYTDNGVGCIKSNIKSNGLANAENRINNIKGTFNFDTSLGNGFKATIIFQK; via the coding sequence ATGGACTATAAATTACTTGTTATTGTTTTTATTTCTCTTTTGTATTCCTGTGAATATAAGGAAGCTGGTAATATAGAGAATCATAAGATGTTAGACAGTATTTCTAGCTATTATAACTTCTCAAAAGATAAAACACAAAACCCGGCAAAAAGAAAAGAAGCAATTAACAATGCATATAGATTGCTTTTTATGCAACCTAATGACACATTGCTTTATAAGGTATTGTACCGAAAAGCAATTATTCACAATGTTCTCAAAGAATACGATAGTTTAATTTACTACAATGCTTTGTTGTTGAAAAAAGCAACGATCAGCAACAATTATTACTATCAAGGAAAAGCAAATTATTTAAAAGCATACTATCTCAATACCGTTAAATATATGCCAGATAGTGCATTTTCTTATTATAATCAATCAAAAAATAATTTTATAATTCTTAAAGATAGCAGTGAAATTGGAAAAAGACTGCTGAATATGGCATATATTCAACAAAGTAACAGTGACTACTTTGGTAGTAAAGAGACGATTACTAATGCATTGAAATATTTGTCACTTAAAAAAGATGAAAAATATGTAGCTTCAGCTTATTATGTACTTGCATCTAATAACAAAAATCTATTAAATTTTGAGGATGCTATAGAATATTATAAAAAAGCCATTGAAATTACAAAATCGGATATAGACAAATTAGCCTATAAGAATAATCTAGCTATATTATATATAGAAAAGAAAGCGTATGGAAAAGCGATATCAATATTAGAAGTTATTATTAAAGACTCTTTAGTTCAAAAAAATGTAATAAAAAAAGCTAGGGCTATTGATAATTTAGCTTATGCTTTATGGCTTGGAAAATCTAAGAATGTTGAAAATTTGTTTTTTGATGCCTTAAATATTAGAGTTAAGCATAATGATAAATATGGATTACTAGCTAGTTATAATCATTTAGGGGAGTTTTATTTAAAAAAGGACTCTAAAAAATCTTTAGTTTGGTTTAACAAAGCATTAAAAACCTCAAAAACTATAAAGAATGCTAAAGGAGAAATAGAAGCATTAAGAGCTTTGATGAAAGTAGCTCCAAATAATCTTAAAATTAAAAATAGATATATCGCTTTAAGCGATAGTTTGCAAAAACAAGAATTAAAAGTAAAAACCCAATTTGCTAAAATTCAATACGATGATCAGCTTAAAAACGAAGAAATTCAAAAACTAAAAATACTTACAGTTAATCAGCAGTTAGAAGTTTCAATACAAAAAAGACAAAAGGTTATATATTTATTAATAGGAATTATATTAATTATTCTTGTTGTCTTTTATGTTTATTCATTAATTCAAAAACATAAAAAAGACAAAGTACAGGAAGTTTATAAAACCGAAAAAAACATATCCAAAAGAGTACATGACGAAATAGCAAACGATATTTCTGTTCTTACAAATTTTGTGGAAGACAATTTAGATTTAGGGAAGCCTTCCTCTAAAGAATTGTTAGAAAATAAACTCCACAATATATATTTAAGAGCACGAGATATATCTACCGATATTTCCAGTATTGACTTGACCGATTTTAAAAAGGAACTAAAGAATTTAATTGTTCAGTACAATACAAATCATGTTAATGTAATTACCAATCTAGATGATTACGATTGGCAGATGATAGCGGATTATAAAAAAATAGCTGTATACCGAGTGATACAGGAATTATTAATAAATGCTAAAAAACATAGTGGTTGTAAAAGGATAACTTTAATGCTTAATGATAAAGCACAGAACAGAATAATTACTTATACAGATAATGGTGTTGGATGTATTAAAAGCAATATAAAAAGCAATGGATTGGCTAATGCGGAAAATCGCATAAATAATATTAAAGGGACATTTAACTTTGACACAAGCTTAGGAAATGGTTTTAAGGCTACTATAATATTTCAAAAATAG
- a CDS encoding exosortase F system-associated membrane protein, with the protein MPKFVKYILLFLLFGLLVLIRVYEGELFYDPYLTFFKNDYLYVDSPRREVLKLVSFTTLRYLLNSVISLGVLYVFFKDKSIIKFSTIVYLLAYVILILIYLYFVINPKQEDYYLFFNVRRFLIQPIILLLLLPAFYYHKLKS; encoded by the coding sequence ATGCCTAAGTTTGTTAAATACATATTACTGTTTTTGTTATTTGGGTTGCTGGTTTTAATTCGAGTTTATGAAGGTGAATTATTTTATGACCCTTATCTAACATTTTTTAAAAACGACTACCTGTATGTTGACAGCCCAAGGCGTGAAGTTTTAAAATTAGTAAGCTTTACAACATTACGATATTTATTAAACAGTGTTATTTCATTGGGTGTTTTGTATGTTTTTTTTAAAGATAAGAGTATCATTAAATTTTCAACGATCGTTTATTTGCTGGCCTATGTTATTTTGATATTAATTTATTTATACTTTGTTATAAACCCAAAACAGGAAGACTATTATCTGTTTTTTAACGTACGTCGTTTTTTAATTCAACCTATTATTTTACTCTTACTATTACCTGCCTTTTATTATCACAAACTCAAGAGTTAA
- a CDS encoding heavy-metal-associated domain-containing protein has protein sequence MKHTYTITGMTCNGCRISVEDKLNAIDGISSAKVNLEKAEAAIEMSTHISLEVLQKALSDKYSISENSVSNISDLKEKKSEFKQLFPLFLIFGYITVASILINYSPWNGTDFMLDFMGLFYIVFSFFKLLDLKGFPESFKMYDPLAKVMPVYSWVYPFIELALGILFLMRVQIPIALIITLVILGITTIGVTKTLLKKKTIQCACLGTALKLPMTKATFIENSIMIVMAIIMLIKTYN, from the coding sequence ATGAAACATACATATACAATTACAGGTATGACCTGCAACGGTTGCAGAATATCGGTAGAAGATAAGCTTAATGCTATTGATGGTATTTCAAGTGCTAAAGTAAATTTAGAAAAAGCGGAGGCCGCTATTGAGATGTCAACACACATTTCGTTAGAGGTACTCCAAAAGGCGTTATCGGATAAGTATTCGATTTCAGAAAATAGTGTATCAAATATAAGTGACTTAAAAGAAAAGAAATCAGAGTTTAAACAGTTATTTCCGTTGTTTTTAATCTTCGGATATATCACCGTTGCATCCATCTTAATAAATTATAGCCCATGGAACGGAACCGATTTTATGCTTGACTTTATGGGGCTTTTCTATATCGTTTTTAGTTTTTTTAAACTTTTAGATTTAAAAGGCTTTCCAGAATCCTTTAAAATGTACGACCCGCTGGCCAAAGTAATGCCTGTTTATAGTTGGGTATACCCGTTTATTGAATTAGCATTAGGAATTTTGTTTTTGATGCGCGTCCAAATCCCAATAGCCTTAATAATCACGTTGGTTATTTTGGGAATAACAACCATAGGAGTTACAAAAACACTTTTAAAAAAGAAAACGATTCAATGTGCTTGTTTGGGAACTGCACTAAAACTCCCCATGACTAAAGCAACATTTATTGAAAATAGTATTATGATCGTTATGGCAATTATCATGCTAATTAAGACTTACAATTAA
- a CDS encoding TonB-dependent receptor — protein MKNIVYILLIVPIMMSSQSKISGIIMEANEKNEPIGLPGANVYWLNTSVGAVTDIDGKFSIPYKKDYTQLLISYVGYKTDTITISKPEMVRHWLQPTDNLDAVTIKSRKQATSKSYLQAANVFTVSSDELLKAACCNLSESFETNPSIDVNFADAVTGTRQIKMLGLNSPYILIATENIPSIRGASQAFGLSFIPGTWVESIQITKGAGSVVNGYESIAGQINAELVKPTTDDRLFVNLYGASSERLELNTHINTKVSDKWHTGLYLHGNTHNKEHDVNDDGFMDMPKYNQVNIMNRWQYTNAEKGFVSFINLKFLNDEKQTGQLGFNPDTDKLTTGVWGSEIDTRRYEVSAKLGYVNPEIPYQSLGVQTAFSSHKQDSYFGLNQYDITHNSLYANAIYNSIISDSRHKIKTGVSYTYDHYDEFVNTTAYERTERSVGAFFEYNYDNLEKLNVTAGIRIDDHNLLGTFVTPRLHARYTPWEKSALRASFGRGKRSANIFAENQQLFSTSRNINIVNTNGTIYGLDPEIAWNYGVSYLQGFNLFGRKADITLDFYKTDFKNQVVVDYENPQEVSFYNLEGDSYANSFQVELNYNVFKHFDLRTAYKYYDVKTDYNSGKLSKPLVPTHRLFANVSYETKKQDDGQHWKFDATYNWLGEQRFSSTETNPEHYQLSDKTPTLATLNAQVTKVFSPKFEVYLGGENITNVRQNNPILGADDPFGSNFDTTFVYGPIFGSMYYAGLRFKI, from the coding sequence ATGAAAAACATAGTATATATATTATTAATAGTTCCGATAATGATGTCGTCTCAAAGTAAAATTAGTGGGATCATCATGGAAGCAAATGAAAAAAACGAACCCATTGGTTTGCCTGGTGCTAATGTATATTGGTTAAATACATCTGTTGGAGCTGTAACAGATATAGATGGGAAGTTTAGCATCCCATACAAAAAGGATTACACACAATTATTAATTAGTTATGTGGGATATAAAACTGATACCATAACAATTTCGAAGCCTGAAATGGTAAGGCATTGGTTGCAGCCAACTGATAATTTAGATGCTGTTACAATTAAATCCAGAAAACAAGCCACATCAAAATCATATTTACAAGCTGCTAATGTGTTTACTGTAAGTAGTGATGAATTGTTAAAAGCAGCTTGTTGTAACCTTTCCGAGAGTTTTGAAACCAATCCCTCTATTGATGTGAATTTTGCCGATGCCGTTACGGGAACGCGGCAAATAAAAATGCTGGGACTTAATAGTCCGTATATTTTAATTGCTACCGAAAACATTCCGTCAATTCGGGGGGCTTCACAAGCTTTTGGGTTGAGTTTTATCCCTGGAACCTGGGTGGAAAGTATTCAAATAACAAAAGGGGCAGGTAGTGTTGTAAATGGTTACGAAAGTATAGCAGGACAAATAAATGCAGAATTGGTAAAACCAACAACTGATGATAGGTTGTTTGTGAATCTATATGGGGCTAGCAGTGAGCGTTTAGAGTTAAATACTCATATCAATACAAAAGTGAGTGATAAATGGCATACAGGTTTGTATTTGCATGGTAACACCCATAATAAAGAACACGATGTTAATGATGATGGTTTTATGGATATGCCCAAGTATAATCAAGTTAATATTATGAATCGTTGGCAGTATACTAATGCCGAAAAAGGGTTTGTGAGTTTTATAAATCTGAAATTTTTAAATGATGAAAAACAAACAGGACAACTTGGTTTTAATCCGGATACTGATAAGTTGACAACTGGAGTTTGGGGGAGTGAAATTGATACAAGGCGTTATGAAGTATCGGCTAAATTAGGTTATGTGAATCCAGAGATCCCGTACCAGAGTTTAGGAGTTCAAACAGCATTTAGTAGTCATAAACAGGATTCTTATTTTGGATTGAATCAATATGATATCACTCATAATAGTTTGTATGCCAATGCTATTTATAACTCTATTATTAGCGATTCCAGACACAAAATAAAAACAGGAGTGAGTTATACTTACGATCATTACGATGAATTTGTCAATACCACAGCGTATGAAAGAACCGAAAGATCTGTAGGAGCATTTTTTGAATATAATTATGACAATTTAGAGAAGTTGAATGTAACGGCAGGAATCCGTATAGATGACCATAATTTATTGGGTACATTTGTAACACCTCGTTTACATGCACGTTACACGCCCTGGGAGAAATCGGCATTACGAGCATCTTTTGGACGCGGAAAACGTAGCGCTAATATTTTTGCTGAAAATCAACAGTTATTTTCAACCTCAAGAAATATTAACATTGTAAATACTAACGGAACTATTTATGGTTTAGATCCAGAGATTGCATGGAATTATGGGGTGTCTTATTTGCAAGGGTTTAACCTTTTTGGAAGAAAAGCAGATATCACTTTAGATTTTTATAAAACGGATTTTAAAAACCAGGTGGTAGTTGATTATGAAAACCCGCAAGAAGTGAGCTTTTATAATTTAGAAGGCGATAGTTACGCAAATAGTTTCCAAGTAGAACTTAATTATAATGTGTTTAAGCATTTCGACTTACGAACGGCTTATAAATATTATGATGTAAAAACGGATTATAATTCTGGTAAATTATCAAAACCATTAGTGCCAACCCATCGTTTATTTGCAAATGTATCTTACGAGACTAAAAAGCAAGACGACGGTCAACACTGGAAATTTGATGCAACCTATAATTGGTTGGGAGAGCAGCGTTTTTCTTCAACAGAAACGAATCCTGAACATTATCAATTATCAGACAAAACACCAACATTGGCGACATTAAATGCACAAGTAACTAAAGTGTTTTCTCCAAAATTTGAAGTATATTTAGGAGGTGAAAATATTACCAATGTGAGACAAAATAATCCTATTTTAGGGGCAGATGACCCTTTTGGTTCAAATTTTGATACCACATTTGTATATGGTCCCATTTTTGGGAGTATGTATTACGCAGGGTTGCGATTTAAAATTTAA
- a CDS encoding HYC_CC_PP family protein, with protein MLLALLVLFSTVSFTIEKHFCGDVLVDISIFTEVDKCAMETYEIALEKITKKPCCKDVIDVIEGQSELKFSSFEDLDFEKQQIIASYTYAYFSLFEELPKLTIPHKDYSPPNLVVDIQVLDQVFII; from the coding sequence ATGCTTCTGGCATTACTGGTTTTGTTTTCGACAGTATCTTTTACTATCGAAAAACATTTTTGCGGTGATGTTTTAGTTGATATTTCCATTTTTACTGAAGTGGATAAGTGTGCTATGGAAACTTATGAAATCGCTTTAGAGAAAATCACGAAAAAGCCGTGTTGCAAAGATGTTATTGATGTTATTGAAGGTCAAAGTGAATTAAAGTTTTCTTCATTTGAAGATTTAGATTTTGAGAAACAACAAATCATTGCGTCTTACACATATGCTTATTTTAGTCTTTTTGAGGAGTTACCTAAGTTAACAATTCCTCATAAAGATTATTCTCCCCCTAATTTGGTCGTCGACATACAAGTGTTAGACCAAGTCTTTATAATTTGA
- a CDS encoding CHAT domain-containing protein codes for MNYSFSKIKNVTITFIITLLFSPLVNTQNIQQNKNENNNISLIECYSNLNNAFKIIASPNQQYIFVLQKNIPKGISKLVVLKKELYLKKLLTIETPNILDIAIGKDNKTIFLLSNSGSILKYHFSKSKKKLSLIHKSVLSNTKNLFTKGLIIISENEKFLYCSTQNKTQSFLKAYSVHDNSINEIQAINGKRHDILEGLLYLTIEDNYLFAYSFHHVNIGVFKINTNGILQFQKFSSYQGFYNAMVNLSTSKKILYLTHVAVQQYQIKSPLLVLKNGSLTPLSKINASSSSFRFAYPYKNNDNIISINKDKINIKTINPDNTSSIVTVNTTKELQEGIKDLIILNNKIYILNANNLCVYDIDSKPKIETIKPTLSKKPIVQTEENTEVNNTINSDELIQAIRKHDGNKILKSIASGVNVNYPDIYDATSLMWAFYFSQVDVIKLLLSKGATTESIGGIYQDRNFENYYGNILSIAIERDFELLRYAIEELKIPWNDQQYDIFTNQKSGHTALSSLLLKKLNFQLQINDPELQTDLLNKSGYQFQSHDISDIIDQELERMKLSENDLIACEYIISKIQNRTEKKIYKNLLNYKKRKDITILNKIISDLKSIDIPYLKILLVDLMALSLEEQSEIKTYENVLDLSKKYYGTFHPKTITHTFNLAISCIYNSSFQNKKLLLDRAEKLLWQCLRNRITRYGLYHSLTGRVLNELARIEFLKNGNNSNEYSILASKISDKLTNVSYGGINYNQYGAYGYQTLERAGVNLNDFALHANYYNNRFKSGFDRIKSFFPSLQFQSWSQSGIQKKYFDVNFMINYINQNFDLLKDKFISKDSTVYISEITHAYNAIYSYRENAITEGYYQNSLQELDAKLFNLQLRIKGMNLLPKKKKMEFMDLQKTLTEQEAIVEIIRFNNFIFSENSDIEYNSNHTDEFNIKYIAYILTKESPNPVMIPLLINGKDEKNFTKALFSNGSNQKPIINFMHKERENLYNKIWAPLEPYLKEKTQIYLSPDGLFHQFPFDLLENDNNKITENIEIIRVINSSNVVKLKKHTENYKNNKIKPNAVLIGNPDFNLSGKCITTSRNKTPPLPETIKEIDFISTLLKNKKWEVSSLTGKHAKENVLKQISSPTILHIATHGNYRKKNIKTPFESFVNHYLKLSGCDCDQQNKNNDGLLDGKEAQLIDLKDTQLVVLSACETGIGSSINAEGIIGISKAFQIAGAKSIISTLWKVNSEITVEFMKYFYGKFSETNNKFRAFKYAKEKLKTSWGSDFSAGYIMIN; via the coding sequence ATGAACTACAGCTTCTCAAAAATTAAAAATGTTACAATAACATTTATAATAACTTTACTATTCTCTCCTCTTGTAAACACCCAAAACATCCAACAAAATAAAAACGAAAATAATAATATTTCGCTAATTGAATGTTATTCAAACCTCAACAATGCTTTTAAAATAATAGCCTCCCCAAATCAACAATACATTTTTGTTCTTCAAAAAAATATCCCTAAAGGTATTTCAAAACTAGTTGTTTTAAAAAAAGAGCTTTACTTAAAAAAATTACTAACTATTGAAACTCCAAACATTCTAGATATTGCTATTGGCAAAGACAATAAAACTATTTTTCTTCTAAGTAATTCGGGGTCTATCTTAAAATACCATTTTAGTAAATCAAAAAAAAAATTATCCCTTATTCATAAGTCGGTTTTATCTAATACAAAAAATCTGTTCACAAAAGGATTAATCATTATTTCTGAAAACGAAAAATTTCTTTACTGTTCTACACAAAACAAAACCCAATCGTTTTTAAAAGCTTATAGCGTACATGATAATTCAATAAATGAGATACAGGCCATAAACGGTAAAAGACATGACATACTGGAAGGTCTTTTATATTTGACAATAGAGGACAATTATTTATTTGCATATTCTTTTCACCATGTCAACATAGGTGTTTTTAAAATAAATACTAATGGAATATTACAGTTTCAAAAATTTTCTTCATATCAAGGATTTTATAATGCTATGGTAAATCTTAGTACGTCAAAGAAAATATTATATCTAACACATGTTGCAGTTCAGCAATATCAGATCAAAAGCCCATTATTAGTTTTAAAAAATGGATCACTGACACCTCTATCTAAAATTAATGCTAGCTCAAGTTCTTTTCGATTTGCCTATCCTTATAAAAATAACGACAACATTATATCTATAAATAAAGATAAAATAAATATCAAAACCATAAACCCTGATAATACAAGTTCTATTGTTACAGTAAATACTACTAAAGAATTGCAAGAAGGTATAAAAGACCTCATCATTCTAAACAACAAAATCTATATACTAAATGCTAATAATTTATGTGTATATGATATTGACTCAAAACCAAAAATAGAAACTATTAAACCAACATTAAGCAAAAAGCCTATCGTACAAACGGAAGAAAACACAGAAGTAAATAACACTATAAATTCTGATGAGCTTATCCAGGCCATTAGAAAACATGATGGCAATAAAATATTAAAAAGTATAGCATCTGGAGTAAACGTTAATTATCCCGATATATATGACGCTACATCTTTAATGTGGGCTTTTTATTTTAGTCAAGTAGATGTTATTAAACTTTTGCTATCTAAAGGAGCAACCACAGAGAGCATAGGAGGAATTTACCAAGACAGAAACTTTGAAAATTACTACGGTAATATTCTTTCAATTGCAATAGAAAGAGATTTTGAATTACTCAGGTACGCCATTGAAGAGCTAAAAATCCCCTGGAATGATCAACAATATGATATATTCACTAATCAAAAATCTGGACATACAGCTTTATCTTCTTTATTATTAAAAAAACTAAACTTTCAACTTCAAATTAACGATCCTGAATTACAAACTGATTTATTAAATAAATCGGGCTATCAATTTCAAAGTCATGATATCAGTGATATTATTGATCAAGAACTAGAACGAATGAAACTATCTGAAAACGATTTGATCGCTTGCGAATATATTATTAGTAAAATACAAAACAGAACGGAAAAGAAGATTTATAAAAACCTATTAAATTATAAAAAAAGAAAAGACATAACTATTTTAAATAAAATTATTTCAGATTTAAAATCTATAGATATTCCTTATTTAAAAATATTATTGGTCGATTTAATGGCCTTATCCCTCGAAGAACAAAGCGAAATAAAGACCTATGAAAACGTATTAGATTTAAGCAAAAAATATTATGGAACATTCCACCCTAAAACGATTACTCATACTTTTAATCTTGCTATTAGCTGCATTTATAATAGTAGTTTTCAAAATAAAAAACTACTATTAGATAGAGCCGAAAAATTATTATGGCAATGCTTAAGAAATAGAATTACTCGTTATGGCCTCTATCATTCCTTAACAGGCAGAGTATTAAATGAACTAGCCCGAATTGAGTTTTTAAAAAACGGAAATAATTCAAACGAGTATTCCATATTAGCTAGTAAAATAAGTGATAAATTAACCAATGTTAGTTATGGAGGTATAAATTACAATCAATACGGTGCTTATGGGTATCAAACACTAGAACGAGCAGGAGTTAACCTAAATGACTTTGCTTTACATGCTAATTATTATAACAATCGATTTAAATCTGGATTTGATCGCATCAAGTCATTCTTCCCGTCACTTCAGTTTCAATCATGGTCTCAATCAGGAATACAAAAAAAATATTTTGATGTAAATTTTATGATTAACTATATAAATCAAAATTTCGATTTATTAAAGGACAAGTTTATTTCAAAAGATTCCACAGTGTATATTTCAGAGATAACGCATGCATACAATGCCATATATAGTTATCGTGAAAATGCAATAACGGAAGGGTATTACCAAAACTCGCTTCAAGAACTCGATGCTAAATTATTTAATTTACAGTTAAGAATTAAAGGTATGAATTTACTTCCTAAAAAAAAGAAAATGGAATTCATGGATTTGCAAAAAACATTGACTGAACAGGAAGCTATAGTGGAAATAATACGTTTCAATAATTTTATTTTCTCTGAAAATAGCGACATTGAATATAACAGTAACCACACTGATGAATTTAATATTAAATATATCGCCTATATTTTAACAAAAGAAAGTCCAAATCCAGTAATGATACCCTTGTTAATTAATGGGAAAGATGAAAAAAATTTCACAAAAGCCTTGTTTTCAAATGGTTCAAATCAAAAACCCATAATTAATTTCATGCATAAAGAAAGAGAAAATCTTTATAACAAAATTTGGGCACCGCTAGAACCTTACTTAAAAGAAAAAACACAAATTTATTTATCTCCTGATGGTTTATTTCATCAATTTCCATTTGATTTATTAGAGAATGACAATAATAAAATCACTGAGAACATTGAAATTATTAGAGTTATTAATTCTAGTAATGTTGTCAAATTAAAAAAACATACTGAGAACTATAAAAATAATAAGATCAAACCTAATGCTGTATTAATAGGAAACCCTGATTTTAATTTATCTGGTAAATGTATCACCACATCTAGAAATAAGACACCTCCCCTACCTGAAACTATCAAAGAAATTGATTTTATAAGTACTTTGCTAAAAAATAAAAAATGGGAGGTAAGCTCTTTAACAGGTAAACATGCTAAAGAAAATGTTTTAAAGCAAATTAGCTCGCCTACCATTTTACATATAGCGACTCACGGAAATTATCGTAAAAAAAATATAAAAACCCCTTTTGAAAGTTTTGTAAATCATTACTTAAAACTTTCTGGCTGTGATTGTGATCAACAAAACAAAAATAATGATGGGTTATTAGATGGAAAAGAAGCCCAACTAATAGACTTAAAAGACACCCAATTAGTTGTGCTTTCTGCATGTGAAACTGGTATCGGATCTAGTATAAATGCTGAAGGAATTATAGGTATTTCTAAAGCATTTCAAATAGCTGGTGCAAAAAGTATTATTTCTACTTTATGGAAAGTAAATTCAGAAATAACTGTAGAATTTATGAAATATTTTTACGGAAAATTTTCTGAAACCAACAATAAATTTCGAGCTTTCAAATATGCTAAAGAAAAATTAAAAACAAGCTGGGGTAGTGATTTTTCAGCAGGTTACATCATGATAAACTAA
- the xrtF gene encoding exosortase family protein XrtF: MKTLFIKYKSVIKFIFTFLLVYVSFSVIYKLYLDASEGSIFYPDYMTHLVSRQSEVLLSAFGYDAQMIPHPEEASMKLIVNGKYVARIIEGCNSISVIILFMSFIIAFSGKLKTTFFYILSGSVLIYVVNLMRIVIISIGLYHYPEQQEIMHTVVFPGIIYGMVFLLWIFWVNRFSKLKKKDA; the protein is encoded by the coding sequence TTGAAAACACTTTTTATAAAATACAAATCAGTTATAAAGTTCATCTTTACTTTCTTATTAGTTTATGTGTCTTTTTCTGTGATTTATAAATTGTATTTAGATGCCTCTGAGGGTTCGATATTTTACCCTGATTATATGACGCATTTAGTGTCTAGACAGAGTGAGGTATTATTGAGTGCTTTTGGGTATGACGCTCAAATGATACCACACCCAGAAGAAGCCTCTATGAAACTTATCGTAAATGGTAAGTATGTTGCTCGCATTATTGAAGGATGTAATTCAATAAGTGTTATCATACTATTTATGTCATTTATTATAGCTTTTTCAGGAAAATTAAAAACAACTTTTTTTTATATCCTTTCCGGTAGTGTTTTAATTTATGTCGTTAATTTGATGCGTATTGTAATAATATCTATAGGGCTTTATCACTATCCAGAGCAACAAGAAATTATGCATACAGTTGTCTTTCCCGGAATTATTTACGGTATGGTTTTTTTACTATGGATTTTTTGGGTGAATCGTTTTTCTAAATTAAAAAAGAAAGATGCCTAA
- a CDS encoding heavy-metal-associated domain-containing protein, whose protein sequence is MKKIITVLVILITTVSFAQNKNARASMEVDGVCLMCKTRIEKASLNTKGVKSAVWNVKTHELKLIYDERKTDLKTIQNKIVAVGHDTKELKATDEAYATVHPCCRYRDEAVKDDHKEGKENEHDDNDSHNH, encoded by the coding sequence ATGAAAAAAATAATAACAGTATTAGTAATATTAATAACAACAGTATCGTTTGCCCAAAACAAAAATGCCAGAGCCTCTATGGAAGTTGATGGTGTTTGTTTAATGTGTAAAACCAGAATTGAAAAAGCAAGTTTAAATACTAAAGGGGTGAAGTCTGCGGTATGGAATGTAAAAACCCATGAATTGAAACTGATTTATGACGAACGAAAAACAGATTTAAAGACCATACAAAACAAAATTGTAGCAGTAGGACATGATACTAAAGAATTAAAAGCAACAGACGAAGCTTATGCTACGGTACATCCTTGTTGTAGATATAGAGATGAAGCCGTTAAAGATGATCATAAAGAAGGTAAAGAAAATGAACATGATGATAATGACAGTCATAATCATTAA